The following coding sequences lie in one Mycobacterium sp. Z3061 genomic window:
- a CDS encoding MaoC/PaaZ C-terminal domain-containing protein: protein MPIDVEVALAAELDPIEFSWTSSDIQLYHLGLGAGSDPMDPRELRYLIDDTPQVLPTFGNVAATFHLTKPPTVQFPGIDIELSRVLHASERVEVPGPLPPSGSGKAVTRFTDIWDKGKAAVIWSETTVTGPSGDVLWTQRRSIFARGEGGFGGERGPSGSDAAPERRPDLELAMPLLPQQALLYRLCGDRNPLHSDPEFAAAAGFPQPILHGLCTYGMTCKAITDALLDGDASAVAAYGARFAGVAYPGETLQVNVWKEDGRFLAGVVAPARDNAVVLSGVELVPA, encoded by the coding sequence ATGCCGATCGACGTCGAAGTCGCACTGGCCGCGGAACTGGATCCCATCGAATTCTCCTGGACGAGTAGCGATATCCAGCTTTACCACCTCGGCCTGGGCGCCGGGTCCGACCCGATGGACCCGCGTGAGTTGCGCTATCTGATCGACGACACCCCGCAGGTGCTGCCCACCTTCGGCAATGTCGCCGCCACCTTCCACCTGACCAAGCCGCCCACCGTGCAGTTCCCGGGCATCGACATCGAACTGAGCAGGGTGTTGCACGCGTCGGAGCGGGTGGAAGTGCCTGGGCCACTACCGCCTTCGGGTTCGGGTAAGGCGGTCACGCGGTTCACCGATATCTGGGACAAGGGCAAGGCCGCGGTGATCTGGAGCGAGACGACGGTGACCGGGCCCTCCGGGGACGTGCTTTGGACGCAGCGGCGGTCGATCTTCGCCCGCGGCGAGGGCGGGTTCGGTGGCGAGCGTGGGCCCTCGGGCTCGGATGCCGCACCGGAACGTAGGCCCGACCTGGAGCTCGCCATGCCGCTGTTGCCGCAACAGGCGCTGCTGTACCGCCTGTGCGGCGACCGTAACCCGCTGCACTCCGATCCCGAATTCGCGGCTGCCGCAGGCTTTCCCCAGCCAATCCTGCACGGACTGTGCACTTACGGCATGACCTGCAAGGCGATCACCGACGCCTTGCTGGACGGGGACGCCTCGGCCGTCGCTGCCTATGGCGCCCGCTTCGCGGGCGTGGCCTATCCGGGTGAGACGCTGCAAGTCAACGTCTGGAAGGAAGACGGCCGCTTCCTGGCCGGCGTGGTCGCGCCGGCGCGCGACAACGCCGTCGTGTTGTCCGGCGTCGAACTCGTCCCGGCCTAG
- a CDS encoding DUF559 domain-containing protein has product MRQPFIGSEALATGALTKSELATGYRRLFPDVYVGRSAEVTAKSRAEAGWLWTGRCGVLAGYSAAVLHGSRWVDDGQAVELLHGNRRCPPGIRVHRDRIDEDEIELNDGMLVTSPVRTALDLGCWYPTTRAVAAIDALARATDIKSVDVELLSRRYGGRRGIVRARRAVDLFDAGAQSPKESWLRVLLVQAGFSRPQTQIPVRDEYGQEFAYLDMGWPDLKVAVEYDGEQHRTDQGQYRWDSRRRELLERLGWIVIRVLAGDKSAEIISRVRSALGRRMCG; this is encoded by the coding sequence GTGCGACAGCCGTTCATTGGTAGCGAGGCCCTCGCTACGGGAGCCTTGACCAAGTCTGAACTGGCTACCGGATATCGCCGACTGTTTCCAGATGTCTATGTCGGGCGGAGTGCCGAGGTCACCGCCAAATCACGAGCCGAGGCCGGGTGGCTGTGGACGGGTCGCTGTGGTGTGCTCGCGGGATACTCGGCAGCTGTACTGCACGGCAGCCGATGGGTCGACGATGGTCAGGCAGTGGAGTTGCTGCACGGAAATCGACGGTGCCCGCCCGGTATCCGCGTGCACCGCGACCGTATAGATGAAGACGAGATAGAACTGAACGACGGCATGCTTGTCACCTCGCCGGTCAGGACTGCCTTGGACCTCGGCTGCTGGTATCCGACCACGAGGGCGGTGGCGGCCATTGATGCGCTGGCTCGGGCGACCGACATCAAGTCGGTGGACGTAGAACTGTTGTCGCGTCGATACGGTGGACGACGAGGGATTGTGCGGGCGCGACGGGCAGTCGACTTGTTCGATGCTGGCGCGCAATCTCCAAAGGAGTCGTGGCTGCGGGTGCTGCTGGTGCAAGCCGGCTTTTCCAGGCCGCAGACCCAGATTCCGGTGCGCGACGAGTATGGTCAGGAGTTCGCTTACCTCGACATGGGCTGGCCTGACTTGAAAGTCGCTGTTGAGTATGACGGTGAGCAGCACAGAACCGATCAGGGGCAGTACAGGTGGGACAGCCGGCGTCGGGAACTGCTCGAGCGTCTTGGTTGGATTGTGATTCGAGTGCTCGCTGGCGACAAGTCCGCCGAGATCATCAGTCGTGTCCGTTCGGCGCTGGGCCGCCGAATGTGCGGCTAG
- a CDS encoding lipid-transfer protein — translation MLSGKAAIVGIGATDFSKNSGRSELRLAAEAVLDALDDAGLSPSDVDGLTTFTMDTNTEVAVARAAGIGDLKFFSKIGYGGGAACATVQQAALAVATGVADVVVAYRAFNERSGMRFGQVQTRLTENADSTGVDNSFSYPHGLSTPAAQVAMIARRYMHWSGAGSRDFGAVSVADRRHAAKNPKAYFYEKPITIEDHQNSRWIAEPLRLLDCCQETDGAVAIVVTSPERARDLKHRPAVIEAAAQGSSPDQYTMVSYYRPEIGLPEMGVVGEQMWSQSGLSPADIQTAVLYDHFTPFTLIQLEELGFCGRGEAKDFIADGAIEVGGRLPINTHGGQLGEAYIHGMNGIAEGVRQLRGTSVNPVPDVEHVLVTAGTGVPTSGLILG, via the coding sequence ATGTTGTCCGGTAAGGCTGCGATCGTCGGGATCGGCGCCACCGACTTCTCCAAGAACTCCGGCCGGTCCGAGCTGCGGTTGGCCGCAGAGGCCGTTTTGGACGCGTTGGATGACGCGGGGCTGTCGCCTTCGGACGTCGACGGCCTGACCACTTTCACCATGGACACCAACACCGAGGTGGCGGTGGCGCGCGCGGCCGGTATCGGTGACCTGAAGTTCTTCTCCAAGATCGGTTATGGCGGCGGCGCGGCGTGTGCCACCGTGCAGCAGGCGGCTCTGGCGGTGGCCACCGGGGTGGCCGACGTGGTGGTCGCCTACCGCGCTTTCAACGAACGCTCCGGCATGCGCTTCGGCCAGGTGCAGACGAGGTTGACCGAGAACGCCGACTCGACGGGCGTGGACAACTCCTTCTCGTATCCGCACGGGCTTTCGACTCCGGCCGCGCAGGTGGCAATGATCGCCCGGCGCTACATGCACTGGTCAGGGGCCGGTAGCCGGGATTTCGGCGCCGTGTCGGTGGCCGACCGTCGGCACGCGGCGAAGAATCCCAAGGCTTACTTCTACGAGAAGCCGATAACCATTGAGGATCACCAGAATTCGCGATGGATTGCCGAGCCGTTGCGGCTGCTGGACTGCTGCCAGGAGACCGACGGCGCGGTGGCGATCGTAGTGACGTCGCCTGAGCGGGCGCGCGACCTCAAGCACCGGCCGGCCGTGATCGAGGCGGCTGCGCAGGGATCCAGCCCCGACCAGTACACGATGGTCAGTTACTACCGGCCCGAGATCGGGCTGCCCGAGATGGGCGTGGTGGGCGAGCAAATGTGGTCGCAATCCGGTCTTTCGCCCGCTGACATTCAGACCGCGGTGTTGTACGACCACTTCACGCCGTTCACGCTGATTCAGTTGGAAGAGTTGGGATTCTGCGGGCGCGGTGAGGCCAAGGACTTCATCGCCGACGGCGCGATCGAGGTCGGCGGGCGGCTGCCCATCAACACGCACGGCGGGCAGCTCGGCGAGGCCTACATCCACGGCATGAACGGAATCGCCGAAGGGGTTCGTCAGCTGCGCGGCACTTCAGTCAACCCGGTGCCGGATGTCGAGCATGTGCTCGTCACCGCGGGGACGGGTGTGCCGACGTCGGGATTGATCCTGGGCTAG
- a CDS encoding MaoC family dehydratase, with protein sequence MSAPVFEVGLQLPELKLEGTPTFIISTALATRDFQDVHHDRDLAQAKGSKDIFVNILTDTGLVQRYITDWAGPSALIKSIGLRLGVPWYAYDTVTFSGEVTAVEDGLITVKVIGANSLGNHVIATVTLTMGDA encoded by the coding sequence ATGAGCGCGCCTGTTTTCGAAGTCGGGTTGCAGCTGCCTGAGCTGAAGCTCGAAGGGACCCCTACGTTCATCATCTCGACGGCCCTGGCTACCAGAGACTTTCAGGATGTCCACCACGATCGCGATCTGGCGCAAGCCAAGGGTTCCAAGGACATCTTCGTCAACATCCTGACGGATACCGGTCTGGTGCAGCGCTACATCACCGACTGGGCTGGCCCGTCGGCGTTGATCAAGTCGATCGGCCTGAGGCTCGGAGTGCCGTGGTACGCCTATGACACGGTGACGTTCTCCGGTGAGGTGACCGCGGTCGAGGACGGGTTGATCACGGTAAAGGTGATCGGCGCCAACAGCCTTGGCAATCACGTCATTGCGACGGTGACGCTGACGATGGGGGACGCGTAG
- a CDS encoding bifunctional MaoC family dehydratase N-terminal/OB-fold nucleic acid binding domain-containing protein, with the protein MSELQDAIEEIVAAGGGKPRTGRDPVNQPMINNWVEAIGDRNPIYVDEAAARAVGHPGLVAPPAMIQVWTMFGLNGARPDDDPMGPMMKLFDDNGYIGVVATNCEQTYHRYLRPGEEVSITSEMGDVVGPKQTALGEGFFINQHIVWRVGDEDVAEMNWRILKFKPAAAASADSAVPDDLDADAMMRPASSRDTAFFWEGVKAHELRIQKLADGSLQHPPVPAVWQDPAAPVEYAVSSGRGTVYSFVVHHAPKVPGRTLPFVIGLVELEEGVRMLGELRGVDPAAVEIGMPVRATYIDFPAGDSGPEWTLYAWEPDA; encoded by the coding sequence ATGAGCGAACTGCAGGACGCGATCGAGGAGATCGTCGCGGCCGGTGGCGGTAAGCCGCGCACTGGCCGGGATCCGGTCAACCAGCCCATGATCAACAACTGGGTCGAGGCGATCGGAGACCGCAACCCGATCTACGTCGACGAGGCCGCGGCCCGTGCGGTGGGGCACCCGGGACTGGTGGCGCCTCCGGCGATGATCCAGGTGTGGACCATGTTCGGGCTCAACGGTGCTCGTCCGGACGACGATCCAATGGGCCCGATGATGAAGCTGTTCGACGACAACGGCTACATCGGAGTGGTCGCGACCAACTGCGAGCAGACCTATCACCGCTATCTGCGGCCCGGCGAAGAAGTCAGCATCACGTCCGAGATGGGTGACGTGGTGGGGCCGAAACAGACCGCTTTAGGCGAGGGCTTCTTCATCAACCAGCACATCGTGTGGCGGGTCGGTGACGAGGATGTGGCCGAGATGAACTGGCGCATCTTGAAATTCAAGCCGGCAGCTGCGGCGTCTGCTGATTCGGCCGTGCCGGATGACCTCGACGCGGACGCCATGATGCGCCCGGCGTCGTCACGGGACACGGCGTTCTTCTGGGAGGGTGTCAAGGCGCACGAGCTGCGGATCCAGAAACTTGCCGACGGCTCGTTGCAGCATCCGCCGGTTCCGGCGGTCTGGCAGGACCCGGCGGCGCCGGTGGAGTATGCGGTGTCCAGCGGTCGCGGCACGGTGTACAGCTTCGTGGTGCACCACGCGCCGAAAGTGCCCGGCCGCACATTGCCTTTCGTGATCGGGCTGGTGGAACTGGAGGAAGGCGTCCGGATGCTGGGCGAGTTGCGGGGTGTCGATCCCGCCGCGGTGGAGATCGGAATGCCTGTGCGCGCAACGTATATCGACTTCCCGGCCGGAGATTCCGGGCCCGAGTGGACGCTGTATGCGTGGGAGCCGGACGCATGA
- the fadE29 gene encoding acyl-CoA dehydrogenase FadE29 — protein sequence MFIDLTPEQRQLQAELREYFTNLISSDEAKAMEQDRHNEAYRAVIRRMGKDGKLGVGWPKEYGGLGFGPIEQSIFVNEAHRADVPLPAVTLQTVGPVLQQFGTEAQKKKFLPAILAGEVHFAIGYSEPEAGTDLASLRTSAVRQGDEYIVNGQKMWTTGGHDADYVWLACRTDPEAVKHKGISILIVDTKDPGYSWTPVILSDGAHHTNATYYNDVRVPADMLVGEENGGWRLITTQLNNERVMLGPAGRTAGIYDRLHEWASKPGGNGVTPIDHHDVKRALGEIYAMWRVNELLNWQVAAAGEDINVADAASTKVFGTEKIQYIGRLAEEIVGKYGNPAEPETAELLEWLDSQTKRNLVITFGGGVNEVMREMIAAAGLKVPRVPR from the coding sequence ATGTTTATCGACTTGACCCCGGAGCAGCGGCAGCTGCAGGCGGAACTGCGCGAGTACTTCACCAACCTGATTTCGTCCGACGAGGCGAAGGCGATGGAGCAGGACCGCCACAACGAGGCCTACCGGGCGGTGATCCGCCGGATGGGCAAGGACGGCAAGCTCGGCGTGGGCTGGCCGAAAGAGTACGGCGGCTTAGGATTCGGGCCGATCGAGCAGTCCATCTTCGTCAACGAGGCGCATCGTGCCGACGTGCCGCTGCCCGCGGTGACGCTGCAGACGGTGGGACCGGTGCTGCAGCAGTTCGGCACCGAGGCGCAGAAGAAGAAGTTCCTGCCGGCAATTCTCGCCGGCGAGGTGCACTTCGCGATCGGCTACAGCGAACCGGAAGCCGGCACCGACCTGGCGTCGTTGCGAACTTCGGCGGTCCGCCAGGGCGACGAGTACATCGTCAACGGCCAGAAGATGTGGACCACCGGCGGGCACGACGCCGACTACGTCTGGCTGGCCTGCCGCACCGATCCGGAAGCCGTGAAGCACAAAGGCATTTCGATTCTGATCGTCGATACCAAGGACCCGGGGTATTCCTGGACGCCGGTCATCCTCTCCGACGGCGCGCACCACACCAACGCCACGTACTACAACGACGTGCGGGTGCCGGCCGACATGTTGGTGGGTGAGGAGAACGGCGGATGGCGGCTGATCACCACCCAGCTCAACAACGAGCGGGTGATGCTCGGTCCGGCCGGCCGCACCGCGGGCATCTACGACCGCCTGCACGAATGGGCGTCCAAGCCCGGTGGCAATGGTGTCACCCCGATCGACCATCACGACGTCAAGCGGGCGCTCGGTGAGATCTATGCGATGTGGCGGGTCAACGAGCTGCTGAACTGGCAGGTTGCGGCGGCCGGCGAGGACATCAACGTGGCCGACGCGGCGTCGACGAAAGTCTTTGGCACCGAGAAGATTCAGTACATCGGACGGCTGGCCGAAGAGATCGTCGGCAAGTACGGGAACCCGGCCGAGCCGGAAACGGCGGAACTGCTCGAGTGGCTGGACTCGCAGACCAAACGCAACCTGGTGATCACCTTCGGCGGCGGCGTCAACGAGGTCATGCGCGAGATGATCGCGGCGGCAGGTCTCAAGGTGCCGAGGGTGCCTCGATGA
- a CDS encoding acyl-CoA dehydrogenase family protein, whose product MDFNLSAEQEAVADVVTSVLDRELSWKALADGGVTALAVPERLGGDGVGLAEVGTVLTEAGRHGAITPALVTLGFGVVPLLDLASEEQQDRFLVGVAKGGVLTAALNEPGSALPDRPTVSFSGGRLSGVKVGVGFAESADWILVTADSGVVVVSPKADGVGLVRTPTSSGADEYTVSFSDVAVADTDVLAGASAVRVNQLVMGMIGAYAAGLVAGALRLTADYVAGRKQFGKPLSTFQTVAAQLAEVYIASRTIDLASKAVIWKLAEGREAGSDLDVLGYWLASQAPPVMQTCHHLHGGMGMDITYPMHRYYSTIKDLTRLLGGPSHRLDLVGV is encoded by the coding sequence ATGGACTTCAATCTCAGCGCAGAGCAAGAAGCCGTCGCCGACGTCGTGACCTCGGTTCTGGACCGGGAACTGAGCTGGAAAGCGTTGGCCGACGGCGGGGTGACGGCATTGGCCGTGCCCGAACGTCTCGGTGGTGACGGGGTCGGACTGGCCGAGGTGGGCACGGTGCTCACCGAAGCCGGCCGGCATGGCGCCATCACACCGGCACTGGTCACCCTGGGTTTCGGTGTGGTGCCGCTGCTCGACCTGGCGTCCGAGGAACAGCAGGACCGGTTCCTGGTGGGGGTAGCGAAGGGCGGGGTGTTGACCGCCGCCCTCAACGAACCCGGGTCCGCACTGCCGGACCGGCCGACGGTGTCCTTCTCGGGCGGCCGGTTGTCCGGCGTGAAAGTCGGTGTCGGATTTGCGGAGTCGGCGGACTGGATCCTGGTGACGGCCGACAGTGGCGTCGTGGTGGTGTCGCCGAAGGCCGACGGAGTGGGGCTGGTCCGTACTCCGACGTCCAGCGGCGCCGACGAGTACACGGTGAGCTTCTCCGACGTCGCGGTCGCCGACACCGACGTGTTGGCGGGCGCATCGGCGGTGCGGGTGAACCAGTTGGTAATGGGCATGATTGGCGCATATGCCGCCGGATTGGTGGCGGGGGCGCTGCGACTGACCGCCGACTATGTGGCCGGGCGCAAGCAGTTCGGCAAGCCGTTGTCGACCTTCCAGACCGTCGCGGCGCAGTTGGCGGAGGTTTACATTGCCTCGCGCACAATTGATTTGGCGTCCAAGGCGGTGATCTGGAAGCTGGCCGAGGGTCGCGAGGCCGGCTCCGACCTGGACGTGCTCGGCTACTGGCTGGCCTCGCAGGCGCCACCGGTGATGCAGACCTGCCATCACCTGCACGGCGGCATGGGTATGGACATCACCTACCCGATGCACCGGTACTACTCCACGATCAAGGACCTGACCCGGCTTCTGGGTGGGCCTTCGCACCGTCTCGATTTGGTTGGAGTTTAG